From Rubrivirga sp. SAORIC476, a single genomic window includes:
- a CDS encoding TolB family protein, producing the protein MIRRFALPLGFLLAAAASAQTPMTGAFDHAGDIGQPALPGATAYDAATQTYTITGAGVNMWARRDEFQFAWTRLSGDFILTAEAAFEGEGVDPHRKLGWIVRSGLEADAPYVDVAVHGDGLTSMQYRRAVADTTAEVVSSLTAPDVIRLERKAGVYTMSVARRGESFVSETLEGVHLGDDVLAGLFVCSHNPDVRETAVFRNVRVTIPAPDGFRPYQDYIGSRLETVDVATGHRTLRYQSPEAIQAPNWTADGEALIYNQDGRLYRYDLARHTPEAIDTGFATANNNDHALSFDGTTLAISHHAADRDGQSLIYTVPVEGGTPTLVTENGPSYLHGWSPDGQTLTYTAERGDGNYDIYRIPSAGGAEERLTTAPGLDDGSEYTPDGRSIVFNSVRSGRMQLWQMDADGANQRPLTDDGFNNWFPHVSPDGQWIVFLSFPPEVDPSDHPFYERVMLRIMPASGGEPRVLATLYGGQGTINVPSWSPDSRHVAFVSNTVVR; encoded by the coding sequence ATGATCCGCCGTTTCGCCCTCCCGCTGGGTTTCCTGCTGGCTGCGGCGGCCTCCGCCCAGACCCCGATGACCGGAGCCTTCGACCACGCCGGCGACATCGGCCAGCCCGCGCTCCCGGGCGCGACGGCCTACGACGCTGCCACCCAGACCTACACGATCACCGGCGCCGGCGTCAACATGTGGGCCCGCCGCGACGAGTTCCAGTTCGCCTGGACGCGCTTGTCGGGCGACTTCATCCTGACCGCCGAGGCGGCGTTCGAGGGCGAGGGCGTCGACCCGCATCGCAAGCTGGGCTGGATCGTCCGCAGCGGGCTCGAAGCCGACGCGCCCTATGTCGACGTCGCGGTCCACGGCGACGGGCTGACCTCGATGCAGTATCGCCGCGCCGTCGCCGACACGACTGCCGAGGTGGTCTCGTCGCTCACGGCACCCGACGTGATCCGGCTGGAGCGGAAGGCGGGCGTCTACACGATGTCCGTCGCGCGGCGCGGCGAGTCGTTCGTGAGCGAGACGCTGGAGGGCGTCCACCTCGGCGACGACGTGCTCGCGGGCCTGTTCGTGTGCTCGCACAACCCCGACGTGCGCGAGACGGCCGTCTTCCGCAACGTCCGCGTCACGATCCCGGCACCGGACGGCTTCCGCCCGTACCAGGACTACATCGGCAGCCGCCTCGAAACGGTCGACGTGGCGACCGGCCACCGAACGCTGCGCTACCAGTCGCCCGAAGCGATCCAGGCGCCCAACTGGACCGCCGATGGCGAGGCCCTGATCTACAACCAGGACGGCCGCCTCTACCGCTACGACCTCGCCCGCCACACGCCCGAGGCGATCGACACCGGCTTCGCGACGGCCAACAACAACGACCACGCCCTCTCCTTCGACGGGACCACGCTCGCCATCAGCCACCACGCGGCTGACCGCGACGGTCAGTCGCTGATCTACACGGTCCCGGTCGAAGGCGGCACGCCGACGCTCGTCACCGAGAACGGCCCGTCGTACCTCCATGGCTGGTCGCCCGACGGGCAGACCCTGACCTACACCGCCGAGCGGGGCGACGGCAACTACGACATCTACCGCATCCCGTCGGCCGGTGGCGCCGAGGAGCGGCTGACGACGGCCCCCGGCCTGGACGACGGCTCGGAGTACACGCCTGACGGCCGGTCCATCGTGTTCAACTCGGTCCGCTCCGGGCGCATGCAGCTCTGGCAGATGGACGCCGACGGGGCCAATCAGCGGCCGCTCACCGACGACGGCTTCAACAACTGGTTTCCCCACGTCTCGCCCGACGGCCAGTGGATCGTGTTCCTGTCGTTCCCGCCCGAGGTGGACCCGTCCGACCACCCGTTCTACGAGCGCGTGATGTTGCGCATCATGCCCGCCTCGGGCGGCGAGCCGCGGGTGCTGGCGACCCTGTATGGCGGCCAGGGGACGATCAACGTGCCGTCGTGGTCGCCCGACAGCCGGCACGTCGCCTTCGTCAGCAACACCGTCGTTCGATGA
- a CDS encoding glycoside hydrolase family 9 protein, producing MTLRSLAPALALLALAAHAQTPGFQLTDAGYFERGGVSVMAFQDFYPDGHQGGITLVQHGIRIAANGDLRLNATPGQWDPVPKQDSREVVGGEIVTRLSYPDPGKNRTGFNPIVYPDLEMSYTVRARAQGDAVVVTVDLDEPLPAAYVGVVGFNLELYPVDLFGAGWIMGDVAGQFPRQPNGPMEVDAAGVAQALPFATGPALTIAPEDDALRMTITSQTGSMALLDGRNQHNNGWFVVRELVPARATTGAIEWTFRPHVIDGWQYAPVVQVSQVGYHPAQRKVAVIEHDARDTETTTARLVRLGADGAEVVTEAEPAMWDGDFLRYQYRLFDFSDVTEPGLYAVEYRGERTHAFEIDATVYGRDVWQPTVDTFLPVQMCHMRVEDPYRVWHGVCHLDDARMAPADINHFDGYVQGPDLLAPFEPGQRVPNLDVGGWHDAGDDDLRIESQADEVWVLAASYEAFAALRDYDNTTIRQDERIARIHQPDGVPDVLQQIEHGTLNIVGGVRSLGRFYRGVIVPTLPQYRMIGDFANSTDNLPYDAEAGTPADDRWVFTEQHAGHEFKGIAALAIAGRVLRDHNPALAAEAEAAAVALWAVERDAARAFAEQTAAAVELLLTTGDDTYRDWLLAHQAEIVDQVGRTGWTVGRALPHLGDAFGQAVGAAVAAHQATVIEQQQSTPYGVPYEPYIWGAGWGVQAFGVQQAFLHRAFPEAVSADYALNALNFILGVHPGINTASFASGVGATSVERGYGLNRADYAYIPGGVASGTALIRPDFPELKDYPYLWQQAEYVMGGGATHFMLLALAADQILND from the coding sequence ATGACCCTCCGCTCCCTCGCCCCGGCCCTCGCCTTGCTCGCGCTCGCCGCCCACGCGCAGACGCCGGGCTTCCAGCTCACCGACGCCGGCTATTTCGAGCGCGGCGGCGTGAGCGTGATGGCGTTCCAGGACTTCTACCCCGACGGCCACCAGGGCGGCATCACGCTCGTCCAGCACGGCATCCGGATCGCGGCCAACGGCGACCTCCGCCTGAACGCGACGCCCGGCCAGTGGGACCCGGTGCCCAAGCAGGACAGCCGTGAGGTCGTCGGCGGCGAGATCGTGACGCGGCTCTCGTACCCGGACCCCGGCAAGAACCGGACGGGCTTCAACCCGATCGTGTACCCGGACCTCGAGATGAGCTACACCGTCCGCGCCCGCGCCCAAGGCGACGCGGTCGTGGTGACGGTGGATCTGGATGAGCCGCTGCCGGCCGCCTACGTCGGTGTCGTCGGGTTCAACCTGGAGCTGTACCCCGTCGACCTGTTCGGCGCCGGCTGGATCATGGGCGACGTCGCGGGCCAGTTCCCCCGCCAGCCGAACGGGCCGATGGAGGTCGACGCGGCGGGCGTCGCGCAGGCGCTCCCGTTCGCGACCGGCCCGGCCCTGACGATCGCCCCCGAGGACGACGCGCTCCGCATGACCATCACCAGCCAGACGGGCTCGATGGCGTTGCTCGACGGGCGGAATCAGCACAACAACGGCTGGTTCGTCGTCCGCGAGCTGGTCCCCGCCCGCGCCACCACGGGCGCGATCGAGTGGACGTTCCGCCCGCACGTGATCGACGGATGGCAGTACGCGCCGGTCGTGCAGGTCTCGCAGGTCGGCTACCACCCGGCGCAGCGCAAGGTGGCCGTGATCGAGCACGACGCACGCGACACCGAGACGACTACGGCCCGGCTGGTCCGCCTCGGGGCCGACGGGGCCGAGGTCGTGACGGAGGCCGAGCCCGCGATGTGGGACGGCGACTTCTTGCGCTACCAGTACCGCCTGTTCGACTTCTCGGACGTGACCGAACCCGGCCTCTACGCCGTCGAGTACCGCGGCGAGCGGACGCACGCCTTCGAGATCGACGCGACCGTCTACGGCCGCGACGTGTGGCAGCCGACGGTCGACACCTTCCTGCCGGTCCAGATGTGCCACATGCGCGTCGAGGACCCCTACCGCGTGTGGCACGGCGTCTGCCACCTCGACGACGCCCGCATGGCGCCGGCCGACATCAACCACTTCGACGGCTACGTCCAGGGCCCGGACCTGCTGGCGCCGTTCGAGCCCGGCCAGCGCGTCCCGAACCTCGACGTGGGCGGCTGGCACGACGCGGGCGACGACGACTTGCGCATCGAGTCGCAGGCCGACGAGGTGTGGGTGCTCGCGGCGTCCTACGAGGCCTTCGCCGCGCTCCGCGACTACGACAACACGACCATCCGCCAGGACGAGCGGATCGCCCGGATCCACCAGCCCGACGGCGTGCCGGACGTGCTCCAGCAGATCGAGCACGGGACGCTGAACATCGTGGGGGGCGTCCGCTCGCTGGGCCGCTTCTACCGCGGCGTCATCGTGCCGACGCTGCCGCAGTACCGGATGATCGGCGACTTCGCCAACAGCACCGACAACCTCCCCTACGACGCCGAGGCGGGGACCCCGGCCGACGACCGCTGGGTGTTCACGGAGCAGCACGCCGGGCACGAGTTCAAGGGCATCGCGGCGCTCGCCATCGCCGGGCGCGTGCTGCGGGACCACAACCCAGCGCTTGCCGCCGAGGCCGAGGCCGCCGCCGTGGCGCTGTGGGCCGTCGAGCGCGACGCCGCGCGCGCGTTCGCCGAGCAGACCGCCGCCGCCGTCGAGCTGCTGCTGACGACCGGCGACGACACGTACCGCGACTGGCTCCTCGCCCACCAGGCCGAGATCGTCGACCAGGTCGGGCGGACCGGGTGGACGGTCGGCCGCGCCCTCCCCCACCTCGGGGATGCCTTCGGCCAGGCCGTCGGCGCCGCGGTCGCCGCGCACCAGGCGACCGTGATCGAGCAGCAGCAGAGCACGCCGTACGGCGTCCCGTACGAGCCCTACATCTGGGGCGCGGGCTGGGGCGTCCAGGCGTTCGGCGTCCAGCAGGCGTTCCTGCACCGCGCCTTCCCCGAGGCCGTCTCGGCGGACTACGCGCTCAACGCGCTCAACTTCATCCTGGGCGTCCACCCAGGCATCAACACGGCGTCGTTCGCGAGCGGCGTCGGCGCGACCTCGGTGGAGCGCGGGTACGGCCTCAACCGGGCCGACTACGCCTACATCCCGGGCGGCGTCGCCTCCGGCACGGCGCTCATCCGGCCCGACTTCCCGGAGCTCAAGGACTACCCCTACCTCTGGCAGCAGGCCGAGTACGTGATGGGCGGCGGCGCGACCCACTTCATGCTGCTCGCCCTCGCGGCCGACCAGATCCTCAACGACTGA
- a CDS encoding DUF1080 domain-containing protein: protein MSRLPVSLALAVLLAASVPVAAQDTGWTSLLDAELSAWRTYLSFRHQPGYDGQPPVGPDGEPLSPVGYDTDPDGVFSVVMEDGEPVLRVSGEVYGAVFTRRAFADYHLRLKVRWGEAVWPPRETLLRDSGVLYHSTGEAGVDWWRSWMLAQEFQIMEGHTGDYWNIANAAADIRAFPPEGDIDPIASVRQPFRPFGAGSPLGGFCLRSADHESPAGEWTLLELVTVGDRAVHIVNGHVVMVLDALREVGDDGAERPMTGGRIQLQSEAAEVFFKDVEIRPLDRMPREYAAYFDAPSD from the coding sequence ATGTCGCGCCTCCCCGTTTCCCTCGCGCTCGCGGTGCTCTTGGCCGCCTCCGTCCCGGTCGCCGCTCAGGACACCGGTTGGACATCGCTCCTCGACGCCGAGCTCTCCGCGTGGCGGACCTACCTCAGCTTCCGTCACCAACCCGGCTACGACGGCCAGCCCCCCGTCGGCCCGGACGGCGAACCGCTCTCCCCCGTCGGGTACGACACCGACCCGGACGGCGTGTTCTCGGTCGTGATGGAAGACGGCGAGCCGGTCCTCCGCGTCAGCGGCGAGGTCTACGGGGCCGTGTTCACGCGGCGCGCGTTCGCCGACTACCACCTCCGGCTGAAGGTACGCTGGGGCGAGGCCGTCTGGCCGCCTCGGGAGACGCTGCTCCGCGACTCCGGCGTCCTCTACCACTCGACGGGCGAGGCCGGCGTCGACTGGTGGCGGTCGTGGATGCTCGCGCAGGAGTTCCAGATCATGGAGGGCCACACGGGGGACTATTGGAACATCGCGAACGCAGCCGCCGACATCCGCGCGTTCCCTCCGGAGGGCGACATCGACCCCATCGCGAGCGTCCGCCAGCCGTTCCGGCCGTTCGGGGCCGGGTCGCCGCTCGGGGGGTTCTGCCTCCGGAGCGCCGACCACGAGAGCCCGGCCGGCGAGTGGACGCTGCTCGAACTGGTGACCGTCGGCGACCGCGCCGTCCACATCGTGAACGGACACGTGGTGATGGTGCTCGATGCCCTCCGCGAGGTGGGCGATGACGGGGCCGAGCGGCCGATGACGGGTGGCCGGATCCAGCTCCAGAGCGAGGCGGCCGAGGTCTTCTTCAAGGACGTCGAGATCCGCCCGCTCGACCGGATGCCACGCGAGTACGCGGCCTACTTCGACGCTCCCTCCGACTGA
- a CDS encoding glycoside hydrolase family 5 protein, giving the protein MRVLLPTLLLALALPTVAQDALPAVHVEGNRFVDDAGETVVFRGVSIADPDKLEAEGQWSPALFDELADWGANVVRLPVHPRAWRSRGEAGYLELLDEAVAWAEAAGLYVVIDWHSIGNLRTEVFQHPMYETSKGETARFWRTVSQRYAGTSTVAFYELFNEPTSWSSTMGRLAWHEHRELMEDLIALVRANDPATIPLVGGLDWAYDLSAVRHDPVRAEGIAYVTHPYPQKRDQPWEPQWQETWGYVADRYPVFATEFGFMSADGPGAHIPVISDETYGRAIVDFFEDRGISWAAWVFDPQWSPQMIQSWDFEPTVQGALFRDAMRRLNAAD; this is encoded by the coding sequence ATGCGCGTCCTCCTCCCCACCCTTTTGCTCGCCCTCGCGCTGCCCACCGTGGCGCAAGACGCCCTGCCCGCCGTCCACGTCGAGGGCAACCGCTTCGTCGACGACGCCGGCGAGACGGTCGTCTTCCGCGGCGTCTCCATCGCCGACCCCGACAAGCTGGAGGCCGAGGGCCAGTGGAGCCCCGCCCTGTTCGACGAACTGGCCGACTGGGGCGCCAACGTGGTCCGCCTGCCGGTCCACCCCCGCGCGTGGCGGTCGCGCGGCGAGGCGGGCTACCTCGAATTGCTCGACGAGGCCGTCGCGTGGGCCGAGGCCGCCGGGCTCTACGTCGTGATCGACTGGCACTCGATCGGCAACCTGCGGACGGAGGTCTTCCAGCACCCGATGTACGAGACCTCGAAGGGCGAGACGGCGCGCTTCTGGCGGACCGTCTCCCAGCGCTACGCCGGCACCTCGACCGTCGCCTTCTACGAGCTGTTCAACGAGCCGACGAGCTGGAGCAGCACGATGGGGCGGCTGGCATGGCACGAGCACCGCGAGCTGATGGAGGACCTGATCGCGCTCGTCCGCGCCAACGACCCGGCGACGATCCCGCTGGTCGGCGGCCTGGACTGGGCCTACGACTTGTCGGCGGTGCGGCATGACCCCGTCCGCGCCGAGGGCATCGCCTACGTGACCCACCCCTACCCGCAGAAGCGCGACCAGCCGTGGGAGCCGCAGTGGCAGGAGACCTGGGGCTATGTGGCCGACCGCTACCCCGTCTTCGCCACCGAGTTCGGCTTCATGAGCGCCGACGGCCCGGGCGCCCACATCCCGGTCATCTCCGACGAGACCTACGGCCGCGCCATCGTGGACTTCTTCGAGGACCGCGGCATCTCGTGGGCCGCGTGGGTCTTCGACCCGCAGTGGTCGCCCCAGATGATCCAGTCCTGGGACTTCGAGCCGACGGTCCAGGGCGCGCTCTTCCGCGACGCCATGCGCCGCCTCAACGCTGCCGACTGA
- a CDS encoding sialate O-acetylesterase encodes MTRLLLLAVLALAALPASAQLQLFPTLASGAVLQRDRPIPVWGQAAADAEVAVTFLGTTTTTTADAAGRWRVDLPARSAGGPFVMTVVSGTQTRTLGSVYVGDVFLASGQSNMEWPLSQTDGGAAEAAAADDPMLRQFKVPKGLSNEPSDTLPSGAAWAGATSASATGAFSAVAYYAGRDLRAELGIPIGILNVSYGGSRIETWMSEAMLGYDEQDVVLAGGEPERQPTVAWNKMMVPLLDIPVAGVLWYQGESNADNLDDAAAYGDLFRTMITGWRDALGQGEVPFIWVQLPNFGDPQTVNEGGPPTFDAWPILRAEQSEALALPATGEVVAIDTGLPDATGAVDIHPRNKKPVGERLALVVREVVYSEDLVAGGPRYAANALLEEGTVAVTFTGATDGLTTADGTLDGFTLAGADGVFVWADAVIDGDRVLVSSPSVTTPATVRYAWQFNPGNPGVPGTADLTNTAGFPAAPFEAVVNPGFSIASFGSARATIEAGQSTVLSWQVFEAASVTLDGAPVALEGSQSVSPTATATYTLTATNADAETLTETVTVEVLDPTLINRARDQPATASTAEACCGETRVAAFAVDGDLTTRWASAWSDGQDGRPDDPNYDGTPDDEWLDVDLGNVIDLDRVILTWEAAHATKYALQASFDGVNWTTVYTEDEGDGEVDDIVLDTSPPARYLRMQGIERRDFDGQQFGYSLFDVAVYGEVSAVVPPTASVTPRTGNVVTAGQATTLVADVSGSVQTATFFADGTEIGTDDAAPFELSWTPSAAGRVEVAVEVVDAEGLTVRSPLATVFVDDGSLVRFEAEDATLEGGSDEFGHTPLTSSAAASGGAYLDLRQQWTVTLPPVTVEAAGSYLVSVGYVMTYESPKTQVLIVNGVRTPIVFTAPDNATWMQHGLEVPLQAGANQIALEGSWNYMSVDFLAVEDAQAATAGEGVIETGSLRLDAPFPNPTRGGATIRYSLPAPDHARLDVLDLSGRRIAVLADSMHSAGTHTVPIVADTLAAGVYVVHLTSGSASLSRSLSVGR; translated from the coding sequence ATGACCCGACTCCTCCTGCTCGCCGTCCTCGCGCTGGCCGCCCTGCCCGCCTCGGCACAGCTCCAGCTCTTCCCCACGCTCGCCAGCGGGGCGGTGCTCCAGCGCGACCGGCCCATTCCGGTCTGGGGCCAGGCCGCGGCCGACGCCGAGGTGGCCGTCACCTTCCTCGGCACCACCACCACGACGACCGCCGACGCCGCGGGCCGCTGGCGGGTGGACCTGCCCGCTCGCTCCGCAGGCGGACCGTTCGTGATGACCGTCGTCTCGGGCACCCAGACGCGGACGCTGGGGAGCGTCTACGTCGGCGACGTGTTCCTGGCGTCGGGCCAGTCGAACATGGAGTGGCCGCTCAGCCAGACCGACGGCGGCGCGGCCGAGGCGGCGGCGGCCGACGACCCGATGCTGCGCCAGTTCAAGGTGCCGAAGGGGCTGTCGAACGAGCCGTCCGATACGCTGCCGAGCGGGGCCGCGTGGGCAGGCGCGACCTCGGCGTCGGCGACAGGCGCATTCTCGGCAGTGGCCTACTACGCCGGGCGCGACCTCCGCGCGGAACTGGGCATCCCGATCGGCATCCTGAACGTGTCGTACGGCGGGAGCCGGATCGAGACCTGGATGTCGGAGGCCATGCTCGGCTACGACGAGCAGGACGTGGTGCTCGCAGGCGGCGAACCCGAGCGCCAGCCGACCGTCGCCTGGAACAAGATGATGGTCCCGTTGCTCGACATCCCCGTCGCGGGCGTCCTGTGGTACCAGGGCGAGTCCAACGCCGACAACCTGGACGACGCGGCGGCCTACGGCGACCTCTTCCGGACGATGATCACGGGCTGGCGCGACGCGCTCGGCCAGGGCGAGGTCCCGTTCATCTGGGTCCAGTTGCCCAACTTCGGGGACCCGCAGACGGTGAACGAGGGCGGCCCGCCGACGTTCGACGCGTGGCCCATCCTCCGGGCCGAGCAGAGCGAGGCGCTGGCCCTGCCCGCCACGGGCGAGGTGGTCGCCATCGACACCGGCCTGCCCGACGCGACCGGGGCCGTGGACATCCACCCGAGAAACAAGAAGCCCGTCGGCGAGCGGCTGGCGCTCGTGGTCCGCGAGGTCGTCTACAGCGAGGACCTCGTCGCGGGCGGCCCGCGCTACGCGGCCAACGCGTTGCTGGAGGAGGGGACCGTCGCCGTCACGTTCACCGGGGCCACGGACGGGCTGACGACCGCCGACGGCACCCTCGACGGCTTCACGCTCGCCGGGGCCGACGGCGTCTTCGTCTGGGCCGACGCCGTGATCGACGGCGACCGCGTGCTCGTGTCGAGCCCATCGGTGACCACGCCCGCGACGGTCCGCTACGCATGGCAGTTCAACCCGGGCAACCCCGGCGTCCCGGGGACGGCCGACCTGACCAACACAGCCGGCTTCCCGGCAGCGCCCTTCGAGGCCGTCGTCAATCCCGGCTTCTCGATCGCCTCGTTCGGGTCGGCCCGCGCGACCATCGAGGCGGGGCAGAGCACGGTCCTCTCGTGGCAGGTGTTCGAGGCCGCCTCGGTCACGCTCGACGGCGCCCCGGTCGCGCTGGAAGGCTCCCAGTCCGTCTCCCCCACCGCCACCGCGACCTACACGCTCACGGCCACCAACGCCGACGCCGAGACGCTCACGGAGACGGTCACAGTCGAGGTCCTGGACCCGACGCTCATCAACCGCGCTCGCGACCAGCCCGCGACGGCCTCCACCGCGGAGGCGTGCTGTGGCGAGACCCGCGTGGCGGCGTTCGCCGTGGACGGCGACCTGACGACGCGCTGGGCGAGCGCGTGGAGCGACGGCCAGGACGGCCGCCCGGACGACCCGAACTACGACGGCACGCCGGACGACGAGTGGCTGGACGTGGACCTGGGCAACGTAATCGACCTGGACCGCGTGATCCTGACCTGGGAGGCCGCTCACGCGACGAAGTACGCCCTCCAGGCCTCGTTCGACGGGGTCAACTGGACGACGGTCTACACTGAGGACGAGGGCGATGGCGAGGTGGACGACATCGTGCTCGACACGTCGCCCCCTGCGCGCTACCTGCGCATGCAGGGCATCGAGCGGCGCGACTTCGACGGCCAGCAGTTCGGCTACTCGCTGTTCGACGTGGCCGTCTACGGCGAGGTCTCGGCCGTCGTGCCCCCCACCGCCTCGGTGACGCCTCGGACGGGGAACGTGGTGACGGCAGGCCAGGCGACCACGCTCGTCGCGGATGTGTCGGGGAGCGTCCAGACCGCGACGTTCTTCGCCGACGGCACGGAGATCGGGACGGACGACGCAGCGCCGTTCGAGCTGTCGTGGACCCCGAGCGCCGCGGGCCGTGTCGAAGTCGCCGTCGAGGTGGTCGACGCCGAGGGCCTGACGGTCCGCTCTCCGCTCGCGACGGTGTTCGTCGACGATGGCTCGCTGGTGCGGTTCGAGGCGGAGGATGCGACGCTGGAGGGCGGCAGCGACGAGTTCGGCCATACGCCGCTCACGTCGAGCGCGGCCGCCAGCGGGGGCGCCTACCTCGACCTCCGCCAGCAGTGGACGGTCACGCTCCCGCCGGTGACCGTCGAGGCCGCCGGGTCCTACCTCGTCAGCGTCGGGTACGTGATGACGTACGAGTCGCCCAAGACGCAGGTCCTGATCGTCAATGGGGTGCGGACGCCGATCGTGTTCACAGCTCCCGACAACGCGACGTGGATGCAGCACGGGCTGGAGGTGCCGCTCCAGGCGGGCGCCAACCAGATCGCGCTCGAAGGCTCGTGGAACTACATGAGCGTCGACTTCCTGGCCGTCGAGGACGCCCAGGCAGCGACGGCCGGCGAGGGCGTGATCGAGACGGGCTCCCTCAGGCTGGACGCGCCGTTCCCCAACCCGACGCGCGGCGGAGCGACGATCCGCTACTCGCTTCCCGCCCCGGATCACGCCCGCCTCGACGTGCTGGACCTGTCCGGCCGCCGCATCGCCGTCCTGGCCGACTCGATGCACAGCGCGGGCACCCACACCGTCCCGATCGTGGCCGACACCCTCGCAGCTGGCGTGTACGTCGTCCACCTCACCTCCGGGTCGGCGTCGCTGAGCCGCTCACTGAGCGTCGGCCGCTGA